In Montipora foliosa isolate CH-2021 chromosome 9, ASM3666993v2, whole genome shotgun sequence, the DNA window CAACTTTGAGATTTAGCGCGTTTCGCATCTTGATCAGAATAAAATGAAGCGCCCGTTACAGTCTCTAACTGCGCGTTAACAGCGTCCTTATATGACACAACATTTGCCTCCATGTTCTCCTTCAAGAACGGCACTAACATTCTTTACGTTGTTTATAAAATACCTTCAGAGCTTGTCGATCACGAAAACCACGAAGATCTACAATTCATGCATCGATACTTCTGCTATTGAACTCAGAGATGAGTATCCGCTGGCTCAGTTGATCGCGCGGTATGGCGGCTGGTCACTGACCGGATTCGGAACCAATTTGTGGAGTGTGGAAGAAAAGATGGGGCACGTTTTGAAAGATCTGAATGTACAAACCTTGCTGTCGGTATCTGTCAAAACGGATCTTATGGATTCAAGTCGTCACATAATATATGTAAGCataatttatttaacaattatcacTCGGGTTGAGGTTGAGAATGGGTTTATAGTCGTAGCATAATCTACGCcacccagtggttagggcgcctGCCTTGAGATCCTTTATCAAGGAGGGCTGTTTTTTATTCAATTGAGCACATTCATAGGTTTGTACCGATTAAGTAATTTCATGGGGGACATTTCGATACGATAAGGGTCAGTTTTCATGTTTACTGCTTTATTACGCAATCTCAAAAGACTCTCGTTGCTCTTGCTCGGATCGATTCGGTTTTCGTCGTTGCTCGCTGAACGGGCTTctgaacaaaacaataaaagagcAATGGGTTTGATCTCCACGAAAACTGAACCACATTTCTCATGCTGATTTTGGTCTATCAATTCAGTATTTTATTTGTATTCTTGTTGTTGCGTTCTAGTTTGATGGATCCTCCCTAGGAATGAGTCCCAGCTACTACTCCTTGGTTAAATACTTCGAGGTTGGTTTGagaaacatcatcatcatcatcttttttcttttttttttctcgctaTTGGTCACTAGGTGAACATTGATTAATTTCTACAGAGTATGACACTATAAAACACATTTCTTCTACCTCACTGACGTACTACGACGTAATTACAACTACCAGTCAGGTGTCTTCTATGAGTTAGCCGCGCATTAAAACTCGATTGAAAAAGTTATCATCGAGAAGACACCCGTTCATTGTGGATGTGTTCTCTCGCCTCATTCTTTTTTGTTAATGCTCAAACATCCAACTGTTATCGGGATAATAATGGACATTGAAAAatttctccattctgattggctaagagaaaaaAGACATAATTCAGCGCAAAATTaacagtaatagtaatagtttaatcatttatatagcgctatttaCATATGCTGATCAACAGcgttttacaataaaattatacatAATAAGCTTAAGAAtccatacaaataaataaataatttgaatctactaaaaatactaaaatctagataactgaatagagtgtaatgtgaagtgctagatttcaatcccatatgaaccatgtgagcgttagccctacagatggagatgggcccacacaaggacagagaaaaactctgaccagggtgggaattgaacccacgaccttcgggttagatctccgccgctctaccgactgagctacaaggtcagacgggagcaggccgtgggaagtgaagatgttaaagtcacggcaatgaacatgtacaagtacaaggaaaggttacgtttatacaaacgttggccgtgtagcacttatattttaaacagagttaactgcatagagtgtaatgtgaagtgctagatttcaatcccatatgaaccatgtgagcgttagccctacagatggagatcggcccacacaaggacagaaaaaaactctgaccggggtgggaattgaacccacgaccttcgggttagatctccgccgctctaccgactgagctacaaggtcagacgggagcaggccgtgggaagtgaagatggagatgggcccacacaaggacatgggcccacacaaggacagagaaaaactctgaccggctATCACTAGATAGCCTagtgaaattaagaaataagAATAAAAGGAGCAAAAATGCAATCTAAGATAAGAAAGCCTCTCTGAAAAGATGGGTCTTCAATTCCTTTTTGAAGACAGCTAGCGAATGAATGTCACGTAGCTGAGCAGGCAGGCTGTTCCACAATGCAGGAGCCGCTGCATGAAAAGATCTTGCACCAAGTGTGgaaagcatttttttctttggggcACTCCAATAGTAGACTATCGTTTGACCTAAGATGGTATGATGAGTTTTGCCTTATGTTAACTATATCACTAAGAAAAGGTGGAGCTAATCCGTGTATCactttaaaagttaaaagtatTTTCCAATGTCCATTACTAACCTAGCTGCAGCGTTCTGCACACTCTGGAGCTTAGCGAAACGTGTACGAGGGAGACCGTACAAAAGGGCGTTACAGTAGTCTAGGCGACTAGTTATAAAAACATGTATGAGCGTCAGCAGAGATTCTCTCGATAAGTATTTCTTTATGCGTCTAATATTATGCGAATGATAAAATGCCTTAGTTACATGAGTAGCCACAGTTAACTTATTCTCAAACCACGACCCCAATTAAGTATAACAAACCAAGAATTCTGATAGGTCAATGACTAAAAAAAGTGagggagggaaaaaaaattactcgtTCTTACTTATTCCAAATAGCACAGGAAAACTcatgcaataggccatttccgagttcatgtctgcctcctcttcaaagcgagtctaagggcgaagtttttcttatgaaaattagctttcattcatatgtaaagtagaactaattaccatcacaaaaacttcgcacttagactcgctttgaagaggaggcagacatgaactcgggaATGGCCTATTGCCTATAGAAAGGGTCGCTCTGTCTTGAGACAAGTCCAAAACTCTTGCAATCACTCTTAAATGTTACCAATCGTAGGAGAACAAGACAACAGGGGAGGAGTCGATGACACTTAATAGGTCTATGCGAATTTAATTTATCATCGAATTCCAAGGATCCTGGTTTAAATTGAATTTGAACGgtataataaataacaaacacgAATGACGATATTTTTacgatgaactttatttaagtgccaaGTGTATTTATCGCTGAGGCACTAATTGGCGAAGAtgaacacaaatcaaatcaaatcaaaacatACCAAATTgaagaacccggagaaaaacctcttgaagCAGAGTAcagaagcaacaaactcaacccagatATGACGCCGTGTTTGGGAACCCaactcgggccacattggttggaggcacgtgctctcactactgcggCAGCCCTTCTCTCTGCTAACAGCTGGATAAACCCGCTCGGACGAAAAATAGGCGCATTGTTGGCTACACCTCTTGAacgacgaaaaaaaaaagtaagagaCTGGAGTGTGATATAGTTTATAAACGCTATAGCTATCAAGGGCATTGCGAGAGTCGACAAGCGTGGAGCAGTTTCGTAGAAATACAAAACATTAGCTAGCTCAGAgctaacagagaaaaaaaaaatggccatgGCTTCCCGTTTCGCTTCGGTTACTAAGGAGCATGTTTTATCGATAAACTCGGCTGGTTATTGAATTTGTGGAGTATTTACTGAAACGGTTATTCATCTGTTGGACATTTACCTCGCCCCGGCTCGGCAAATGTCCACCACTATTCGCCACCTCCACTAGGGTgaataagggtgcgttcgattgaccgtattccggaataggaatacatggaatacaagttggaaatccttcgtttttgcggagattcacattaaaattgtcaaacatttgctaaaatgctattttaaacatatttttatcatccttgcagcttcgaaacgcgccaaacataccgttttaatcatcactccccgtattcttattccggaatagggtcaatcgaacgcgccctaattGTAAAATATTGAACAGTCTGGGTTttgatataaaataaaaaggagaTCCTCGATTGACCTTCTAAGTCATAATATAAAACGTTTCTGGAAGGAATGCAACATTTGTTGGAGAGACAGATCGAATCGCTCTGTGCATTGCTTGATAATTAGTATGCAGTATACATGTTATTTTAAGTTGCATTGGCTCAAGACGCTGCAACAACTGGGTGCCAAACAGCGAAGAATGTTAGGCTTTGAACGAATGAGAGAAGCCATCCTCGCACTTAGcttgacaatttaagcaattgtcgcttttaatatagacacctgaaaaattcagaagctgcacttcaaatatacattcattccATTTCATTCCGAATGTTAGGCTTTCAATACTCACGATTCTTACCTTACCATTATGAGCTGAACGAGTACTTGTCGCTTTTCTGTAAAGAAAAGGTACACTACTATCGTAGAAGTATAGTTCTTTCATTAGAAAAACTCTCCGATTTCTACTTAACGAGGTGACGAATTATGCCTTGAAACGTGCTTATTCTCTTTttcacattttcccacgctatTTCTAGATTCAGGAGGCGTACAAGACTTACATGAAAACTATAGTTCACTTACTTGGAGGAACTGGTTTGTCTGCGAACAATCGCGTGGAAGCCATTTATGACTTCGAAAAAAAACTCGCTCGTGTACGTAGGTTGCACTTATATTAAataacaacaattattattccactattacgccattttaccacaCTTGGTCAAGTCCTtaactgtagtgtcccggtttgactggtttagaacagagcaaattcGGACGGAACGAGAGTTTCTCAATGAAAGAAGTTGTTTTCAGCACGATGCatagcctgagaatttagcttgtcatcgctggacacatccaatcaaataaagatctttggctggctttttgtgctgtttacatcgttcgcacgcgccctgaaggacagatgattcatttttttcaaaacactattaccaaataaaattgaagcaaaataactcctttttgtagtggaataataaatatccgcgcgtattatatgttaaaccattgcATAAGGTGTAAATatttaacatttaaaattttGGATACTTCAATACTAGCTTAATTTCACGGAACAACCAGAATTTTCTGCGCTTGCAAAAATCACGGAGTTAAAACCTATCCGAAATAATTTAACAGGCTTAGGTTCACTttacttttctttgctttttcttttcccCTTTTTGTTGCAGGCATTGGTGGGCAATCTCTATTCCGAGGATTTGGTCGAAACCCTTCAACAGTATCATCGGTCAGGGCGTTCTCTTTTTGACCTGGATAAGACAATCCATGACTTTTGTGAAGAAACCTCTTTTAGTGTAAGTGTTATTTGGTTAAATAGTGTGGATGGATCAACGTTTGTTTTCGGCGGTCCATACGCAACGCCAGCGGAAACTTCAATTAAAACTTCGCTTCCAAATACATAGCAGTTTGCTCAATGGTCAGGAATTTGCAATAAGTCCATTCGTCATATGGAGGGAGAACCTCGCAAAAGACGAAAGCTCAACACTTAAGCAATTTAAGTACTGTGGTTATCATCTTTTACATTAGCAAAAGCAACATCAACGATTACGTTACTTACATCTCGTATTTTAGAACTGTGTCAAACGCTAAGTATGTCCTTCCCGGCGTGtttagccgccatcttgaatgtgTGAAGTAGAGAAAGGTtataggggcacccaacggaggTGTTCcgcaaaatatattttccgcAGGTGTGTGTGTATCTGTTAACTTGGAAAAGAAGTATTGGGaagttgctgtgaaaaatatttgttgttgtgctggcaaattgttttcaatctgTGCTCGCGCTCACCCCTCTTCTGGGAGGAATATTTTTGTTATCAGTGTTTACATTTGGAGACATTGTATTTTACCTCTCGCTTCTGCCCCCAGCTGTACAGCTGTCAATATGTATTAGCCTCcttcaacaaataaacaaaacaaatgaacgTACTTATCGTAGGCAGTTTGTTATGAAATTTCTCGATGTGCTTCAAGCTCAACGCTTATatccttttgtttgttttgttttatatttttccaCTGACAGGAAGACTTTATCCTGGGGTTCTTAAACACTGCATTCTCTAACCAGGCGTTCGCACCCTTAAACAGTCATAATCCATCTTttacggcaatgaacatgtttTTCATGACATTACAAAGTTTATTCAAGGACGTgagtattttgttttgctatttCCATCTTCGTTTGAGACTGCGTGTCGAGATCCCAATTTATTAAGGACGATCAGAGGTCGTGTGCAAAACTATAATAAACATACAGAGGTTAAGGTAAACTAACCATATAATTATTGAACTGATACAGATAAAattcatgatttaaaatttGNNNNNNNNNNNNNNNNNNNNNNNNNNNNNNNNNNNNNNNNNNNNNNNNNNNNNNNNNNNNNNNNNNNNNNNNNNNNNNNNNNNNNNNNNNNNNNNNNNNNNNNNNNNNNNNNNNNNNNNNNNNNNNNNNNNNNNNNNNNNNNNNNNNNNNNNNNNNNNNNNNNNNNNNNNNNNNNNNNNNNNNNNNNNNNNNNNNNNNNNNNNNNNNNNNNNNNNNNNNNNNNNNNNNNNNNNNNNNNNNNNNNNNNNNNNNNNNNNNNNNNNNNNNNNNNNNNNNNNNNNNNNNNNNNNNNNNNNNNNNNNNNNNNNNNNNNNNNNNNNNNNNNNNNNNNNNNNNNNNNNNNNNNNNNNNNNNNNNNNNNNNNNNNNNNNNNNNNNNNNNNNNNNNNNNNNNNNNNNNNNNNNNNNNNNNNNNNNNNNNNNNNNNNNNNNNNNNNNNNNNNNNNNNNNNNNNNNNNNNNNNNNNNNNNNNNNNNNNNNNNNNNNNNNNNNNNNNNNNNNNNNNNNNNNNNNNNNNNNNNNNNNNNNNNNNNNNNNNNNNNNNNNNNNNNNNNNNNNNNNNNNNNNNNNNNNNNNNNNNNNNNNNNNNNNNNNNNNNNNNNNNNNNNNNNNNNNNNNNNNNNNNNNNNNNNNNNNNNNNNNNNNNNNNNNNNNNNNNNNNNNNNNNNNNNNNNNNNNNNNNNNNNNNNNNNNNNNNNNNNNNNNNNNNNNNNNNNNNNNNNNNNNNNNNNNNNNNNNNNNNNNNNNNNNNNNNNNNNNNNNNNNNNNNNNNNNNNNNNNNNNNNNNNNNNNNNNNNNNNNNNNNNNNNNNNNNNNNNNNNNNNNNNNNNNNNNNNNNNNNNNNNNNNNNNNNNNNNNNNNNNNNNNNNNNNNNNNNNNNNNNNNNNNNNNNNNNNNNNNNNNNNNNNNNNNNNNNNNNNNNNNNNNNNNNNNNNNNNNNNNNNNNNNNNNNNNNNNNNNNNNNNNNNNNNNNNNNNNNNNNNNNNNNNNNNNNNNNNNNNNNNNNNNNNNNNNNNNNNNNNNNNNNNNNNNNNNNNNNNNNNNNNNNNNNNNNNNNNNNNNNNNNNNNNNNNNNNNNNNNNNNNNNNNNNNNNNNNNNNNNNNNNNNNNNNNNNNNNNNNNNNNNNNNNNNNNNNNNNNNNNNNNNNNNNNNNNNNNNNNNNNNNNNNNNNNNNNNNNNNNNNNNNNNNNNNNNNNNNNNNNNNNNNNNNNNNNNNNNNNNNNNNNNNNNNNNNNNNNNNNNNNNNNNNNNNNNNNNNNNNNNNNNNNNNNNNNNNNNNNNNNNNNNNNNNNNNNNNNNNNNNNNNNNNNNNNNNNNNNNNNNNNNNNNNNNNNNNNNNNNNNNNNNNNNNNNNNNNNNNNNNNNNNNNNNNNNNNNNNNNNNNNNNNNNNNNNNNNNNNNNNNNNNNNNNNNNNNNNNNNNNNNNNNNNNNNNNNNNNNNNNNNNNNNNNNNNNNNNNNNNNNNNNNNNNNNNNNNNNNNNNNNNNNNNNNNNNNNNNNNNNNNNNNNNNNNNNNNNNNNNNNNNNNNNNNNNNNNNNNNNNNNNNNNNNNNNNNNNNNNNNNNNNNNNNNNNNNNNNNNNNNNNNNNNNNNNNNNNNNNNNNNNNNNNNNNNNNNNNNNNNNNNNNNNNNNNNNNNNNNNNNNNNNNNNNNNNNNNNNNNNNNNNNNNNNNNNNNNNNNNNNNNNNNNNNNNNNNNNNNNNNNNNNNNNNNNNNNNNNNNNNNNNNNNNNNNNNNNNNNNNNNNNNNNNNNNNNNNNNNNNNNNNNNNNNNNNNNNNNNNNNNNNNNNNNNNNNNNNNNNNNNNNNNNNNNNNNNNNNNNNNNNNNNNNNNNNNNNNNNNNNNNNNNNNNNNNNNNNNNNNNNNNNNNNNNNNNNNNNNNNNNNNNNNNNNNNNNNNNNNNNNNNNNNNNNNNNNNNNNNNNNNNNNNNNNNNNNNNNNNNNNNNNNNNNNNNNNNNNNNNNNNNNNNNNNNNNNNNNNNNNNNNNNNNNNNNNNNNNNNNNNNNNNNNNNNNNNNNNNNNNNNNNNNNNNNNNNNNNNNNNNNNNNNNNNNNNNNNNNNNNNNNNNNNNNNNNNNNNNNNNNNNNNNNNNNNNNNNNNNNNNNNNNNNNNNNNNNNNNNNNNNNNNNNNNNNNNNNNNNNNNNNNNNNNNNNNNNNNNNNNNNNNNNNNNNNNNNNNNNNNNNNNNNNNNNNNNNNNNNNNNNNNNNNNNNNNNNNNNNNNNNNNNNNNNNNNNNNNNNNNNNNNNNNNNNNNNNNNNNNNNNNNNNNNNNNNNNNNNNNNNNNNNNNNNNNNNNNNNNNNNNNNNNNNNNNNNNNNNNNNNNNNNNNNNNNNNNNNNNNNNNNNNNNNNNNNNNNNNNNNNNNNNNNNNNNNNNNNNNNNNNNNNNNNNNNNNNNNNNNNNNNNNNNNNNNNNNNNNNNNNNNNNNNNNNNNNNNNNNNNNNNNNNNNNNNNNNNNNNNNNNNNNNNNNNNNNNNNNNNNNNNNNNNNNNNNNNNNNNNNNNNNNNNNNNNNNNNNNNNNNNNNNNNNNNNNNNNNNNNNNNNNNNNNNNNNNNNNNNNNNNNNNNNNNNNNNNNNNNNNNNNNNNNNNNNNNNNNNNNNNNNNNNNNNNNNNNNNNNNNNNNNNNNNNNNNNNNNNNNNNNNNNNNNNNNNNNNNNNNNNNNNNNNNNNNNNNNNNNNNNNNNNNNNNNNNNNNNNNNNNNNNNNNNNNNNNNNNNNNNNNNNNNNNNNNNNNNNNNNNNNNNNNNNNNNNNNNNNNNNNNNNNNNNNNNNNNNNNNNNNNNNNNNNNNNNNNNNNNNNNNNNNNNNNNNNNNNNNNNNNNNNNNNNNNNNNNNNNNNNNNNNNNNNNNNNNNNNNNNNNNNNNNNNNNNNNNNNNNNNNNNNNNNNNNNNNNNNNNNNNNNNNNNNNNNNNNNNNNNNNNNNNNNNNNNNNNNNNNNNNNNNNNNNNNNNNNNNNNNNNNNNNNNNNNNNNNNNNNNNNNNNNNNNNNNNNNNNNNNNNNNNNNNNNNNNNNNNNNNNNNNNNNNNNNNNNNNNNNNNNNNNNNNNNNNNNNNNNNNNNNNNNNNNNNNNNNNNNNNNNNNNNNNNNNNNNNNNNNNNNNNNNNNNNNNNNNNNNNNNNNNNNNNNNNNNNNNNNNNNNNNNNNNNNNNNNNNNNNNNNNNNNNNNNNNNNNNNNNNNNNNNNNNNNNNNNNNNNNNNNNNNNNNNNNNNNNNNNNNNNNNNNNNNNNNNNNNNNNNNNNNNNNNNNNNNNNNNNNNNNNNNNNNNNNNNNNNNNNNNNNNNNNNNNNNNNNNNNNNNNNNNNNNNNNNNNNNNNNNNNNNNNNNNNNNNNNNNNNNNNNNNNNNNNNNNNNNNNNNNNNNNNNNNNNNNNNNNNNNNNNNNNNNNNNNNNNNNNNNNNNNNNNNNNNNNNNNNNNNNNNNNNNNNNNNNNNNNNNNNNNNNNNNNNNNNNNNNNNNNNNNNNNNNNNNNNNNNNNNNNNNNNNNNNNNNNNNNNNNNNNNNNNNNNNNNNNNNNNNNNNNNNNNNNNNNNNNNNNNNNNNNNNNNNNNNNNNNNNNNNNNNNNNNNNNNNNNNNNNNNNNNNNNNNNNNNNNNNNNNNNNNNNNNNNNNNNNNNNNNNNNNNNNNNNNNNNNNNNNNNNNNNNNNNNNNNNNNNNNNNNNNNNNNNNNNNNNNNNNNNNNNNNNNNNNNNNNNNNNNNNNNNNNNNNNNNNNNNNNNNNNNNNNNNNNNNNNNNNNNNNNNNNNNNNNNNNNNNNNNNNNNNNNNNNNNNNNNNNNNNNNNNNNNNNNNNNNNNNNNNNNNNNNNNNNNNNNNNNNNNNNNNNNNNNNNNNNNNNNNNNNNNNNNNNNNNNNNNNNNNNNNNNNNNNNNNNNNNNNNNNNNNNNNNNNNNNNNNNNNNNNNNNNNNNNNNNNNNNNNNNNNNNNNNNNNNNNNNNNNNNNNNNNNNNNNNNNNNNNNNNNNNNNNNNNNNNNNNNNNNNNNNNNNNNNNNNNNNNNNNNNNNNNNNNNNNN includes these proteins:
- the LOC137971903 gene encoding endothelin-converting enzyme homolog translates to MAPTHINTAYVIDCPPRTDDRAGLVEDVGDLSMTYRLRQACCGSRKKLFFLFLAFFIVIVVAIVVPVYIVLTRGSTTRRFPTYKPKAKEAVLYQSTSSPSHKTATVAPSHKKEPNVCNSLLCYNISRAISNQLDKSVDPCDDFYSYVCGGFFKEHKLSAEKTEITSFTILNKENLKVLRHALENDARYSQSLSITKTTKIYNSCIDTSAIELRDEYPLAQLIARYGGWSLTGFGTNLWSVEEKMGHVLKDLNVQTLLSVSVKTDLMDSSRHIIYFDGSSLGMSPSYYSLVKYFEIQEAYKTYMKTIVHLLGGTGLSANNRVEAIYDFEKKLARALVGNLYSEDLVETLQQYHRSGRSLFDLDKTIHDFCEETSFSEDFILGFLNTAFSNQAFAPLNSHNPSFTAMNMFFMTLQSLFKDVSILFCYFHLRLRLRVEIPIY